From a single Rhinolophus ferrumequinum isolate MPI-CBG mRhiFer1 chromosome 15, mRhiFer1_v1.p, whole genome shotgun sequence genomic region:
- the MVD gene encoding diphosphomevalonate decarboxylase isoform X1, which yields MASEKSLVAVTCTAPINIAVIKYWGKRDEELILPINSSLSVTLHQDQVALHFLFQLKTTTTAVISKDFSEDQIWLNGRKEDVGQPRIQACLREIRRLARKRRSADEKDPPPVSLSYKVHVASVNNFPTAAGLASSAAGYACLAYALAQVYGVEHDLSEVARRGSGSACRSLYGGFVEWQMGEQADGKDSIARQVASELHWPELRALILVVSAEKKPTSSTVGMQTSVETSALLRFRAEAVVPARMAEMTRYIKERDFQGFGQLTMKDSNQFHATCLDTFPPISYLNDVSRRIIHLVHCFNTHHGQTKVAYTFDAGPNAVIFTLDDTVAEFVAAVRHSFPPESNGDKFLKGLPVRPALLSDELKAALDMEPTPGGIRYIIATQVGPGPQILDDPLAHLLGPDGLPKPAA from the exons ATGGCTTCGGAGAAGTCGCTCGTGGCGGTGACCTGCACCGCGCCGATCAACATTGCGGTCATCAAGTATT GGGGAAAGCGAGATGAGGAGCTGATCCTGCCCATCAACTCCTCTCTGAGTGTCACTTTGCACCAGGACCAG GTggctctgcattttcttttccagttaaaAACCACCACAACAGCTGTCATTAGCAAGGACTTCAGCGAGGACCAGATTTGGCTCAATGGCCGGAAGGAAGACGTGGGGCAGCCACGCATCCAAGCCTGCCTGAGGGAGA TCCGCCGCCTGGCCCGGAAGCGGAGGAGTGCCGATGAGAAGGACCCGCCGCCCGTCAGCCTCAGCTACAAGGTTCACGTTGCATCAGTGAACAACTTCCCCACGGCCGCCGGCCTGGCGTCCTCCGCCGCAGGCTATGCCTGCCTAG CCTATGCCCTGGCCCAAGTCTATGGGGTTGAGCATGACCTCTCCGAAGTGGCTCGCCGGGGCTCTGGCAGTGCCTGCCGGAGCCTATACGGCGGCTTTGTGGAGTGGCAGATGGGGGAGCAGGCCGACGGGAAGGACAGCATTGCCCGGCAGGTGGCCTCCGAGTTGCACTGGCCCGAGCTCCGAGCCCTCATCCTTGTG GTGAGCGCTGAGAAGAAGCCAACTAGCAGCACAGTGGGCATGCAGACCAGTGTGGAGACCAGCGCCTTGCTCAGG TTCCGGGCCGAGGCGGTGGTGCCAGCTCGCATGGCAGAGATGACCCGCTACATCAAAGAGAGGGACTTCCAGGGCTTTGGCCAGCTGACCATGAAAGACAGCAACCAGTTCCACGCCACCTGCCTGGACACCTTCCCGCCCATCTCTTACCTCAACGACGTGTCCAGGCGCATCATCCACCTGGTGCACTGTTTCAACACCCACCATGGGCAGACCAAG GTGGCGTACACGTTTGACGCGGGCCCCAATGCCGTGATCTTTACCCTGGACGACACTGTGGCCGAGTTTGTGGCCGCTGTGAGGCACAGCTTCCCCCCTGAGTCAAATGGAGACAA GTTTCTGAAAGGGCTGCCCGTGAGGCCTGCCCTGCTCTCAGACGAGCTTAAAGCTGCGCTGGACATGGAACCCACCCCTGGCGGCATCAGATACATCATTGCTACTCAG GTGGGGCCCGGGCCTCAAATCCTGGATGATCCTCTCGCTCACCTCCTGGGCCCCGATGGCCTGCCAAAGCCAGCTGCTTGA
- the MVD gene encoding diphosphomevalonate decarboxylase isoform X2 yields MASEKSLVAVTCTAPINIAVIKYWGKRDEELILPINSSLSVTLHQDQLKTTTTAVISKDFSEDQIWLNGRKEDVGQPRIQACLREIRRLARKRRSADEKDPPPVSLSYKVHVASVNNFPTAAGLASSAAGYACLAYALAQVYGVEHDLSEVARRGSGSACRSLYGGFVEWQMGEQADGKDSIARQVASELHWPELRALILVVSAEKKPTSSTVGMQTSVETSALLRFRAEAVVPARMAEMTRYIKERDFQGFGQLTMKDSNQFHATCLDTFPPISYLNDVSRRIIHLVHCFNTHHGQTKVAYTFDAGPNAVIFTLDDTVAEFVAAVRHSFPPESNGDKFLKGLPVRPALLSDELKAALDMEPTPGGIRYIIATQVGPGPQILDDPLAHLLGPDGLPKPAA; encoded by the exons ATGGCTTCGGAGAAGTCGCTCGTGGCGGTGACCTGCACCGCGCCGATCAACATTGCGGTCATCAAGTATT GGGGAAAGCGAGATGAGGAGCTGATCCTGCCCATCAACTCCTCTCTGAGTGTCACTTTGCACCAGGACCAG ttaaaAACCACCACAACAGCTGTCATTAGCAAGGACTTCAGCGAGGACCAGATTTGGCTCAATGGCCGGAAGGAAGACGTGGGGCAGCCACGCATCCAAGCCTGCCTGAGGGAGA TCCGCCGCCTGGCCCGGAAGCGGAGGAGTGCCGATGAGAAGGACCCGCCGCCCGTCAGCCTCAGCTACAAGGTTCACGTTGCATCAGTGAACAACTTCCCCACGGCCGCCGGCCTGGCGTCCTCCGCCGCAGGCTATGCCTGCCTAG CCTATGCCCTGGCCCAAGTCTATGGGGTTGAGCATGACCTCTCCGAAGTGGCTCGCCGGGGCTCTGGCAGTGCCTGCCGGAGCCTATACGGCGGCTTTGTGGAGTGGCAGATGGGGGAGCAGGCCGACGGGAAGGACAGCATTGCCCGGCAGGTGGCCTCCGAGTTGCACTGGCCCGAGCTCCGAGCCCTCATCCTTGTG GTGAGCGCTGAGAAGAAGCCAACTAGCAGCACAGTGGGCATGCAGACCAGTGTGGAGACCAGCGCCTTGCTCAGG TTCCGGGCCGAGGCGGTGGTGCCAGCTCGCATGGCAGAGATGACCCGCTACATCAAAGAGAGGGACTTCCAGGGCTTTGGCCAGCTGACCATGAAAGACAGCAACCAGTTCCACGCCACCTGCCTGGACACCTTCCCGCCCATCTCTTACCTCAACGACGTGTCCAGGCGCATCATCCACCTGGTGCACTGTTTCAACACCCACCATGGGCAGACCAAG GTGGCGTACACGTTTGACGCGGGCCCCAATGCCGTGATCTTTACCCTGGACGACACTGTGGCCGAGTTTGTGGCCGCTGTGAGGCACAGCTTCCCCCCTGAGTCAAATGGAGACAA GTTTCTGAAAGGGCTGCCCGTGAGGCCTGCCCTGCTCTCAGACGAGCTTAAAGCTGCGCTGGACATGGAACCCACCCCTGGCGGCATCAGATACATCATTGCTACTCAG GTGGGGCCCGGGCCTCAAATCCTGGATGATCCTCTCGCTCACCTCCTGGGCCCCGATGGCCTGCCAAAGCCAGCTGCTTGA
- the SNAI3 gene encoding zinc finger protein SNAI3, with product MPRSFLVKTHSSHRVPNYGQLETQREINGACSACGGLVVPLLLPDKAAPPTPGDPAQPWDHTSIITCISLPVPRNEEAREASQPDPLEVSRVDPWAGRGPSVPLKDSLNHLNLPPLLVLPTRWPPILGPDGDQAPDRLLGAEQALCPPGGFQCLHCHKPYHTLAGLARHRQLHCHLQAQRCFTCKYCDKEYASLGALKMHIRTHTLPCICAICGKAFSRPWLLQGHIRTHTGEKPYACSHCSRAFADRSNLRAHLQTHSDTKKYQCKRCAKTFSRMSLLARHEESGCCCPGP from the exons ATGCCGCGCTCTTTCTTGGTGAAAACGCACTCCAGCCACAGGGTCCCCAACTACGGGCAGCTGGAGACGCAGAGAG AAATCAATGGCGCCTGCTCTGCCTGCGGGGGGCTGGTGgtgcccctcctcctcccagacaAGGCGGCCCCTCCGACACCTGGTgaccctgcccagccctgggacCACACCTCCATCATCACCTGCATCTCCCTACCCGTCCCACGTAACGAGGAAGCTCGGGAGGCCTCTCAGCCAGACCCCCTGGAAGTCAGCCGGGTGGACCCATGGGCTGGCCGGGGCCCCAGTGTACCCCTCAAAGACAGCCTGAACCACCTCAACCTGCCCCCACTGCTGGTTCTGCCCACGCGGTGGCCCCCGATCCTGGGCCCAGATGGAGACCAGGCTCCAGACAGACTGCTGGGGGCTGAGCAGGCCCTCTGCCCCCCAGGGGGCTTCCAGTGCCTCCATTGCCATAAGCCCTACCACACACTGGCCGGGCTGGCCAGGCACCGGCAGCTGCACTGCCACCTGCAGGCTCAGCGCTGCTTCACCTGCAAGTACTGCGACAAAGAGTATGCCAGCCTGGGCGCCCTCAAAATGCATATCCGCACGCACACACTGCCCTGCATCTGTGCCATCTGCGGCAAGGCCTTCTCCAGGCCCTGGCTGCTGCAGGGCCACATCCGGACCCACACAG GGGAGAAGCCCTATGCCTGCTCTCACTGCAGCAGGGCCTTCGCCGACCGCTCCAATCTCCGGGCCCACCTGCAGACACACTCTGACACCAAGAAATACCAGTGCAAGCGCTGCGCCAAGACCTTCTCCCGCATGTCACTCTTGGCACGGCACGAGGAATCTGGCTGCTGCTGCCCTGGCCCCTGA